The following is a genomic window from Epinephelus moara isolate mb chromosome 17, YSFRI_EMoa_1.0, whole genome shotgun sequence.
GCTGGTTTCAAACCTGCCTGTTCTCACAGTTCCTAAGAAACAGCTTTAAATTCACTGCTTATTCCTAAAAAAATCTGTACTAGTTAGCACATGTgccaaaacacaaaattaccatttgtatatGAATTACTCATCCTATGTTACCTTGTTTTCTCACATGCTGCCACAGTGAACAGAGAATTCAAAAAGGCGAATATTCTTTATGAATTGAAGTGAACGAGGACCgcgttcaacaacagcaaaactatattactTTTCCAGTCTTATGCTTAGTACTTTCCAAACAGGCAATTTCTGTAAAACGTTAAAACACCTCAACTATGAGTAGCGCACCCGGAGCATGCCTGAGCATACACATACCTATGACCTCCGCAACCGCCTGCTCAGGCATGGTAGTCAGCTGCGTATGAGACGTGTGTGAAATTGAAACAtcttagcaaaaatgcatgcgttcaaagttttcttcacgaaCTGGGATGGGTATCCGTAAGATTTAGGTGATACTACTACTCGTACAGATACTGCTTAATGatgttttaattaaacaaattaaGAGCAGAATTAACACGGCTGTATTTCCTACGTATGTAAGTACAGTATATAAATTAAAAGTCTTTGAGGCTCCGACACAGAGAGCTCTCCTCTGGATTGAATAGCAAAATTGCATCAGTGACGAATGTCTTGATCTTATTGCAAGTTAGAAACGGAGTCAGTGAGATAAAAACGGTAAATGATAACATTTATATAACCTAAATAAACAAGATGTCTTCTGAATTTCTCCAATACCGAGAGCAGAACCGCTAACATCGGAGTGTATCAACACCAAGGCCTTTAGTATTTCGGCCCTGGGGCTTGTTTAATACCGGGTTTCAGGAAATACTCAGTGGAAAATGGACTACTTTTATTCCTCTAACTGTGTGACCCTTATTTCTTCCCAGATGTTTGAGTTTTATGAACGAGTGTCTGGAGCCAGAATGCACGCTGCGTACGTCAGACCCGGGGGTGTGCATCAGGTAGGTTCATTTTTATAACAAAATTAAGTTATCTCTTCGGGAGAATTTTGCTGCTATTCATGCTACAAAATGCAACAACAAAGGTGTATCAAGGATATGACGTGTAGATCACTTCACCGATCAgactgtcattaaaatgagcATGGTCAGTGAAATTCTTCCATCCTTCGTGTGTTTCAGGATATGCCTCTTGGTCTGATGGATGACATCTATGAATGGTGCAAGAATTTCTCCATTAGAATCGATGAAGTAGAAGAGGTGAGTATAACTTCTCAAAATCTCTACAGGCTCTTGACGTGATAAGGTACGATAAGGATGTGGTGAAGATCTACCAGTGAACGTTCAAATCTGTTGGTTTTCCTCTATGCAGATGTTAACTAACAATCGTATCTGGAAGAATCGAACTGTGGATATCGGGGTGGTTACTGCTGAGGATGCCCTCAACTATGGCTTCAGGTAATCCATTAATgaaagtgggggaaaaaaaacctcaccTTCCCCCCAACTGCCTTTTATGAAATGCACAAACATTAGAGTTAGTTTAAATGAGCAGCAATGTGTATAAGCTGTGATATTCAACATGTCTCCCCTTGCCCCTCCACCAGTGGAGTGATGCTGCGAGGGTCAGGCATCAAGTGGGACCTGAGGATGTCCCAGCCGTATGACAAGTATGATGAAGTGGAGTTTGACGTCCCCATTGGAAGCAGAGGAGACTGCTATGACAGGTAAAAGATTAGCAAGTGTCTGCAGTTTTTTTAAGGGTGCCTTCAGTTTCACTTTTATGCCCCCTTTTCTGTCTCAGCTCAGGGGCCTGTTTCACACTTATTTGCTACAGGAAGCTGTGACTCATGACATGAAGTTATTTCCTGTTGCATCATCACCAACATCACCTGTATCTGTAGCTtacagctgttttctgtgtgtgtgtgtgtgtgtgtgtgtgtgtgtgtgtgtgtgtgtgtgtgtgcgtgtgcgcgcgtgcgcgtgcgtgtgcgtgtgtggggtCCAGGTATCTGTGCAGAGTGGAAGAGATGCGGCAGTCCCTCCGGATCATGCACCAGGCACTCAACAAGATGCCAGAAGGAGAGATTAAGGTGGATGATGCCAAAGTTGCTCCACCCAAGAGGTCTGAGATGAAGGTGAGCTGAATGGAGACACTTAAACCTCCctcacattatttttttccttttttcgtCTCACTCTGTTAGATGGTTTCATTACACCTGCGGGCTGTTAAATCTTGAAAGTGTTGTACCCTTTTTCCTTTCTGGATTTCCCCCTGTGCTTCAtcacttgtgtgtgttcattaaaTTTCAGTGTTGCCACTAATTTGTCTTCACAGCACCCTCTTTACAGAATTAGGCCAGTTCTGCTGTCAGGTGCACTTTAATTTGGCTGCCCATGAGGCTGGAAATCACTTTTGAGTTCACCTCAGTGTTaacatttcacatttcagtCAACACGCACAGTTTGTGTGCTTCATTTTCAAAACCGATGCTAGCAGGTTTTATGTACTCCTTTGTCCTAGATGTCCATGGAGTCTCTGATCCACCACTTTAAACTGTACACAGAGGGCTACCAGGTGCCCCCAGGGGCCACATACACAGCTGTGGAGGCACCCAAGGTGAGACAACTCAGGATATGTTTAACACTTCTGTATAAAATTGCCTTTTTGCTATTTTAGTAGAAGTAGATTTAACCCAGCAAACAAAAAGTGTATGACTCTGTAGATCCTTAGCATGCAGAAGATTGTTTTTGAGACTTAATTAATAGGGAGGTCTTTGTCGGGCCTTTAGGGACTTGTTGTGATGTAATATGCTTACTagaatgtatttgtgtgtgtgcctctgtgtcgCTTGCAGGGAGAGTTTGGTGTTTATTTGGTGTCAGACGGCTCCAGCAGACCCTATCGCTGCAAGATCAAAGCTCCTGGATTCGCTCACTTGGTGTGCACTTAAAACTTCACAAGACACTGTGAAATATTAAACACACCGGGTATCAATTATTCAGCACGTTTAACGGCTTGTCCTTAAGGCTACTTTTAGTTCATTAAGTAGATTTTATAAAGTACTATAGAACCATTTTTAAAAGCGTACAGAAacacccccccctcctccctctccctccctccttcctgctCATATCTTAGCTCATGGGTACATGAACTGCTGTTAACGTCGTTATTTGAATTTTGGTCTTCAAGgctaaaaatgtctttaaagttGCATAAACAAACTATTAGAGTAGTTATTGCATTAACTTGAGGCTATAATCCCATGAATTATGAATATTCAGTTTTATAAGAGCTCATGTGGCCTAGAATAGCGTTAGCTGGTCTTCTGAATgttaataaatgttttcttctttctaGGCTGGCCTGGATAAAATGGCCAAAGGACACATGCTGGCTGATGTTGTGGCCATTATTGGTAAGAAAGCGATTATTGCTCAAGAATCCAGCTTCAAAAGGGCAATACttcaatataaaaatgttgtcttctgtgtgaaattatttaagttatatatatatatatatatatatatatatattctttttaagttatatatatatatatatatatatatatatattcttcttctttcaacaGGTACACAGGACATAGTGTTTGGCGAAGTTGACCGTTAACATCATGCTGCTCGTGTGTTGGTTCCCTGAAGAGGAGAATTCAGTCTCTCCTTCATACATCTGTTAGTCAGCTTCTCTTCCTGTTCTCTATTCACTGTAGTGAGGCTTTTGACAGATGATCATAATCAGTGATGTACAATGCCCAAATAATcctaataaatattttatgacCAAACAGCAGAGCAGTGACTTGTATTTTTCCACCATCATGTTTGAGCAGGGTGGTTTTGTTAACATTTGTAAGATcttcacactgttttttttccatttccttcACTTGTCTGAAAATCAAGTATTAAACATGACAGCAGAGACCAAAGCCTCGATGTATGTCCTTCCTCTGGTTGGTGTTAGAAGGGGGAGTGGTCTGATGAGATCTGAGACAAATGGACTTAGAGCTCAGACCACAACTTCCCCTGTTGGCTGTGAGGTATGCAACACTCGAGTATTCACcagaacacagacagaaaaaaagccacCCACAAGTCGTCGTGTTTGCTGTGTGCTGGCAGCTTTACCGAGCCCAGTCGTCCGTGTTGAGCCTGTGTTGTCATGGCCGTGTGGGGCAGGAGCCCGTTACTGGTGGCGATTCCTCTGTGGATGAGTTTTGGGAGAGCTGGTGAGTTTTAACATCAAATTGGGATATAGTGAACGTTTTTAACATCGCTCTGGGTGGTGAGGCTGGGTTGATGTCTCAAGGCCTCACAGTGAGAacttttttaattctttttaagAACAGCCTTGTGAGAAaacctaaaactgtgtgttAGGGAACAAATAGCCTTATTCAGACATAACATGACTGATCAGATGCTCTGCTGTTGAGTAATACGGTTAACCAAAGTGAGGACAAGGGGCTTTTGACATGATGTTAGTGTTTTTTGGAAATACTACTACATGGGGTTAGCAGATGTTTATTTGGGTCACTGAAGTTTTCTGACATTTGGCCTTAATCCTCCCAGTGTTGGCAGCAGAAATGTAGTTACCACACTACAGTTCCTGTGGAAGGAGAAGCTGACCCTGTTGGTTCTTGTTACCTTTGCCAAGGGGCACTGAAGCTTACAACTTTTGTAAATAACCTACTTGTTAAACCAGTTCTCAGACACACCCTGCCTTGCATATAGAAGTTCACTTTATTCCATCAGTATCAGCTTCCTAATCATTTCctaatattttgcatattatatatatatattaaatgttttgtattCTGGGACTACTTGAATTATTAAAAACTATGATGAAACAACCTATACTGTTAAGAAAATACAAAGTAAAACAACTTGAAAACTTTAGATACATTTCTATGCACTAGTACAaaggtgtaggttttgtttccaAGTTGGGGGGGGGGCCTGGCCAGAGTATTTTGAGCATCATATTTCCTGCATTGCGGTGAATTTTTATGCCTCAATTTACAGTTTAAATGTCTTGAAGTTTCTCAAAACGAGGCAGGGGACGACAAATTCACTTGTTCTCTATATATTATGGGTGTCATGTCTCCTTCGCCCCCCCTTCGCCCctaaaatctacacctatgcacAGGTATCGACATACAGTCTTAAAAGGTCAGTTAATATGGGGGTCTAATAGGCCAAGAGGACAGGGTTACTACAGTAGagcagggccgtagtcaccttTTAAACATGGGGGCAAATATTTAATGGTTCCAGCTTGTCAAATTTGCTTCTTTTTCTTAGTTACGTTAAAGTAAAATTGTGCACTTgcaatgatttttttctatgCTATCCAGAAAATCAAAcggcttcattcagtgtttatgaGATGTTAACAGCTcagatatttcagttttaattCCAAACCACAACTGACTACGGCCTACTTCTGTGGTCTGTAAGGCAAACACATAGCCAGCTGGTGTGTAGAATTTTAACAGCGAAAGATCTCACTTTTGAAAACATGTTTCCTTTCTGTGTACTGAACAGTTAATCTGTTATAACACTCTATGCATTTACACACTTCACCTGACccttcaaatgtaattttaccTTATATTGATGACTACATTTAGGGTGTCTGCAGACTGCGGATATAAtaagtgaacatttgtttctTGTGACTGTGGACCGCAGTCACAagaaacaaatgttcacttaTTAAAAGTGTGCAGAGATCCACTTGTTGCTCCTAGGTTAGCTGTAGAATCTGAGTGGCCCTTGATGGGTAATATGTTGGGACACATGCAGAAATATTAGTGACATTTTTTGATATCTTCCTAATAGCTATTTAAGGGGGCTTACACAGTGTTTCCTTTGAACCCGCTCAACATGTGAGATGCGGAAACCAACACAGATGCAGATGATGTTGATAACACACCACATGTCTCTGGTTCACAGCAAAGAGAACATGTACAGCTGAACAGAGGCGCTCAAAACGGAATCTGACATTTTTACTTACTGATATAACTGTCCATACATAACCCACATGCCAAATATGTTCAGCAATATCACGTAGCCTGTATGttgtaacaaaaaaaaccccaagtTGATATTTTCAAGACTTTTCTAAGTTAACTGTTACTCTGTAAAGGAGAGGTTATTTTGAAGAGTGGAAAATAATCATGTGATCACAAATTTCGGAGAAGTGATTTGTTTCTTTGAACATGTGAAGGGGGGGAAAGAAAGTGGGAAGGAAGGGACAGGAAGGgacaggaagggacagaaagTGACGTGTGTTATCTGGGGATTTCATCATGAAGTTGTCATGGCTCTTATCTAAATGTAAGAAACTGAACTTTAAAGTTTCATCTATCAGTTTAATTATATTGACTTTTTAAGATACACCATGAGGTGAAACACTAATGTTAAATGAGCTATGGGTCAAGTTTAATCAAAGccacatttaaatgttattaaaatgtaattaatctAAACATTTACTGCAGTTTATATTACAGCTTAAATTAGATTGAACAAAGATTAAATTGCCTTGGCTGATAAAATCGAGacacaaacaaatatatataatatacatcACACCATCTATGGAGTGTAAACTGTGCCACAATTTCCAGTGCTTAATTAGAATGAGTCAAATAAACCAGCGATTCTCAAACTCcttttacactttaaaaaaaaatatgaatataaaaatgtttatcaaatttacatttacttttttcatTGAACTTATAACTATTTTACAAATTATACATGACTTATATTTTTTGAATTcaaattatattaattattaaattatatattaaaaaaaagaacttgaAATACGATTAAGTAAATGTACGTACACAAGTTATAAAATAACCATTAAATGTGCCAGTGAAATATTGTCTTAAATTTACTAGTTTTGTGACCGTCTAATCTTTTTAATCTAAACTAAGGAAACCCACTGGAATAAGAGC
Proteins encoded in this region:
- the ndufs2 gene encoding NADH dehydrogenase [ubiquinone] iron-sulfur protein 2, mitochondrial, translating into MAATMLRSLTKLGRPSTKIILNNNLLSPGCTVVQNRQKQWQPDVEWTEQFAGAVMYPTALNEKWVPPPWNDKDPPAEKDVSNLTINFGPQHPAAHGVLRLVLELSGESVKKCDPHIGLLHRGTEKLIEYKTYLQALPYFDRLDYVSMMCNEQAYSLAVERLLNIQAPPRAQWIRVLYGELTRILNHIMAITTHALDIGAMTPFFWMFEEREKMFEFYERVSGARMHAAYVRPGGVHQDMPLGLMDDIYEWCKNFSIRIDEVEEMLTNNRIWKNRTVDIGVVTAEDALNYGFSGVMLRGSGIKWDLRMSQPYDKYDEVEFDVPIGSRGDCYDRYLCRVEEMRQSLRIMHQALNKMPEGEIKVDDAKVAPPKRSEMKMSMESLIHHFKLYTEGYQVPPGATYTAVEAPKGEFGVYLVSDGSSRPYRCKIKAPGFAHLAGLDKMAKGHMLADVVAIIGTQDIVFGEVDR